A section of the Candidatus Desulfarcum epimagneticum genome encodes:
- a CDS encoding cytochrome c oxidase assembly factor (Evidence 2a : Function from experimental evidences in other organisms; Product type f : factor) gives MKKTAAAALALFFALMTGARAEEGHVHRDAAPMAEESGHLHVFQGADATEPQEVEGVGVEEKAGETAELDLVFSDERGRKILLKDFVDRPVIMALVFYHCPQACAMILSSMARVMDAMPAKAGEEYRALAVSFDDEETPEIALRSKANYLKLIEKDFPEDQWKFLTGDPESIAALTRSVGFGYKKTGKHDFIHPNLIIALAPGGKIIRYLYGTRYNPFDVSMALAEASRGTPGISIKKMLTYCFDYDPEGRRYVFKTFRIFGLATLAFLAGFFFFVLRRKKTPKQEP, from the coding sequence ATGAAAAAAACAGCCGCCGCGGCGCTGGCGCTTTTTTTCGCGCTGATGACCGGGGCCCGGGCCGAGGAGGGCCATGTCCATCGCGACGCGGCGCCGATGGCCGAAGAAAGCGGACATCTCCACGTGTTCCAGGGCGCGGACGCCACGGAGCCTCAAGAGGTTGAGGGCGTGGGCGTGGAGGAAAAAGCCGGGGAAACGGCCGAGCTGGACCTGGTCTTTTCAGACGAGCGGGGCCGAAAAATCCTTCTCAAAGACTTTGTGGACCGGCCCGTCATCATGGCCCTGGTGTTTTACCACTGCCCCCAGGCCTGCGCCATGATCCTGTCGAGCATGGCCCGGGTCATGGACGCCATGCCCGCGAAAGCCGGGGAGGAATACCGGGCGCTGGCCGTGAGCTTTGACGACGAGGAGACCCCGGAGATCGCGCTCAGATCAAAGGCCAATTACCTCAAGCTCATTGAAAAAGACTTCCCCGAAGACCAGTGGAAATTTTTGACCGGGGACCCCGAAAGCATCGCGGCCCTGACCCGGTCCGTGGGGTTCGGATACAAAAAAACCGGCAAACACGATTTTATCCACCCGAACCTCATCATCGCCCTGGCGCCCGGGGGAAAAATCATCCGCTACCTTTACGGAACCCGTTACAACCCCTTTGACGTGAGCATGGCCCTGGCCGAGGCGTCCCGGGGGACCCCCGGCATCTCCATCAAAAAAATGCTCACCTACTGCTTCGACTACGACCCCGAAGGCCGCAGGTATGTGTTTAAAACCTTCCGGATCTTCGGCCTGGCCACCCTTGCGTTTCTGGCCGGATTTTTCTTTTTCGTGTTAAGGAGGAAAAAAACCCCGAAACAGGAGCCGTAA
- the ctaD gene encoding Cytochrome c oxidase subunit 1, with the protein MTQDARSFYDSPSRFGKIGGWLLTTDHKRIGILYLCAVMAWFVIAMGLGVLIRLELMFPGETVMGAQAYNSLFTLHGVIMIFLFVIPGIPGIFGNFLLPIQIGAHDVFFPRLNLLSWYLYMAGGALAILSLFSNGPPDTGWTFYVPFSVSTKTNVSLTASAAFILGLSSMLTGLNFITTVHRLRRPEMGWLKIPLFTWSVYATSWVQLLATPIVSLTFLLVIMERLFGAGLFDPNRGGDPILYQHLFWMYSHPAVYIMILPAMGVISEIIPVFSRKSIFGYKAIVFSTLGIAIAGSLVWAHHMYTSGMSDVAVFVFSFLTFVVAIPSAIKVFSWISTMHKGSILMTPPLFLALCFIYLFSVGGLTGLVLGAAGPNIHVHDTHFVVAHFHFVMFGGTGFAFFAALYFWWPKITGRMYAFKPAYAAAVIAVSGFMLHYTPMFVVGLMGMPRRYHDYLPRFESGNFLAGIGGFILAAGIALLILNLFISLKNGEKAPSDPWGGTTPEWATPSPPPLHNFVREPEIKSYPYDFSDIG; encoded by the coding sequence ATGACCCAAGACGCCCGTTCCTTTTATGACAGCCCGTCCCGCTTCGGCAAAATCGGCGGCTGGCTTTTGACCACGGACCACAAGCGAATCGGAATCCTGTACCTTTGCGCCGTGATGGCGTGGTTCGTCATCGCCATGGGTCTGGGCGTTTTGATCCGGCTGGAGCTGATGTTTCCCGGCGAGACCGTCATGGGCGCCCAGGCGTACAACTCACTGTTCACGCTCCACGGCGTCATCATGATCTTTCTGTTCGTCATTCCCGGGATCCCCGGCATTTTCGGAAATTTCCTGCTTCCCATCCAGATCGGCGCCCACGACGTGTTTTTCCCCAGGCTCAACCTGCTGTCATGGTATCTGTACATGGCCGGGGGGGCGCTGGCCATTTTGTCGCTGTTTTCAAACGGCCCCCCGGACACGGGGTGGACCTTTTACGTTCCCTTCAGCGTGTCCACGAAAACCAACGTCTCTTTGACCGCCTCGGCCGCGTTCATCCTGGGCCTGTCCTCCATGCTCACCGGCCTGAATTTCATCACCACCGTTCACCGGCTCAGGCGGCCGGAAATGGGATGGCTGAAAATTCCCCTTTTCACCTGGTCCGTGTACGCCACCTCCTGGGTGCAGCTTCTGGCCACCCCCATCGTCTCTTTGACGTTTCTTCTGGTGATCATGGAGCGGCTGTTCGGCGCCGGGCTTTTTGACCCCAACCGGGGGGGAGACCCCATTTTGTACCAGCATCTGTTCTGGATGTACTCCCATCCGGCGGTGTACATCATGATCCTGCCGGCCATGGGCGTGATCTCCGAAATCATCCCGGTGTTTTCCAGAAAGTCCATATTCGGATACAAGGCCATCGTGTTTTCCACCCTGGGCATCGCCATCGCGGGGTCCCTGGTCTGGGCCCATCACATGTACACCAGCGGCATGAGCGACGTGGCGGTGTTTGTGTTTTCATTTTTAACCTTTGTGGTGGCCATCCCCAGCGCCATCAAGGTGTTCAGCTGGATCTCCACCATGCACAAAGGCTCCATCCTCATGACCCCGCCTTTGTTTCTGGCCCTTTGCTTCATCTACCTGTTTTCCGTGGGCGGCCTGACGGGCCTGGTCCTGGGGGCGGCGGGCCCCAACATCCATGTCCACGACACGCATTTCGTGGTGGCCCATTTTCACTTTGTCATGTTCGGCGGAACCGGCTTCGCCTTTTTCGCCGCGCTTTATTTCTGGTGGCCGAAGATCACCGGCCGCATGTACGCGTTCAAACCCGCCTACGCGGCCGCCGTCATCGCCGTTTCGGGATTCATGCTGCACTACACGCCCATGTTCGTGGTGGGGCTGATGGGAATGCCCCGGCGCTACCACGACTACCTGCCGCGATTCGAGTCGGGAAATTTCCTGGCCGGGATCGGCGGATTCATCCTGGCGGCGGGAATCGCGCTTTTGATTTTGAATCTTTTCATTTCTTTGAAAAACGGCGAAAAGGCGCCTTCGGACCCCTGGGGAGGGACCACGCCGGAGTGGGCGACGCCCTCGCCTCCGCCGCTTCACAATTTTGTCCGGGAACCTGAGATTAAATCGTACCCGTATGATTTTTCGGACATTGGGTAA
- a CDS encoding Cytochrome c oxidase subunit 4, giving the protein MEETDKTMTYPKLLGVLAALLGLTAVTVLASRIDLGNLNVVLALSIASAKAAFVTLFFMHLKYESRFLKLAFIMTLVFLSIMIGFIFWDVAFR; this is encoded by the coding sequence ATGGAGGAAACGGACAAAACAATGACCTATCCAAAATTGCTCGGGGTTCTCGCGGCCCTTCTGGGACTGACCGCCGTGACGGTTCTGGCCTCAAGAATCGACCTGGGAAATTTGAATGTGGTCCTGGCCCTTTCCATCGCGTCGGCCAAGGCCGCCTTTGTGACCCTTTTTTTTATGCATCTGAAATACGAGAGCCGGTTTCTCAAGCTCGCTTTCATCATGACCCTCGTGTTTCTTTCCATCATGATCGGATTTATATTCTGGGACGTGGCGTTCAGGTGA
- the acnA gene encoding aconitate hydratase 1 (Evidence 2a : Function from experimental evidences in other organisms; PubMedId : 20053887, 9421904; Product type e : enzyme), whose amino-acid sequence MEKKDWMSHMRLGGEETAIFNVRTLEEKGVAGVDRLPFCMKILAENLMRKLDGRVVTQADIEGVASWGDFAENAPEIPFYPARVLMQDFTGVPAVVDMAAMRSAFGRIGKDPALINPAVPVDLVIDHSVAVDYHGSGDAMEKNMACERERNAERYQLLKWAGERFENFRIVPTGTGICHQVNLEYLSSGVTKAFDKKENRFFACPDTLVGTDSHTTMINGIGVMAWGVGGIEAEAVMLGEPCYMALPEVAGVRLTGEMGPRTNATDAVLHITHILRQEGVVGKFVEFFGPGARRLTAFDRATIANMAPEYGATMGFFPTDEKTVDYFKMTGRKEAADILERYAKETGLFMTGGHKTRYARVIDIALDEVSSLVSGPSQPSQKIRLKDLKPAVSEILAAHAEKRGKKAPADPAGGAETITDGSVLIAAITSCTNTSNPFALISAGLMAKNCVEKGLRVSPDVKTSFAPGSKVPVRYLREMGLLEPLEALGFHVAAFGCTTCIGNSGPLRDDIQKAVLENDLFAASALSGNRNFEARIHPDIKGNFLASPTLVTAFAVAGRIGIDFETEPLGTGKSGEPVFLKDVFPDMDEVRALFEAHQKTEHYESVYAEVFEGDESWRALSTSDGDIFSWDPDSTYIKEPSFFENFMSGEKDLEDIEGARALLLLGDRVTTDHISPAGAIPEDYPAGRYLKEKGAAPADFNSYGSRRGNHEVMARGTFANIRIKNALSHPKEGGHTRILPDEKDMFVFDAASRYRESQTPLVVLAGKEYGTGSSRDWAAKGSAILGIKAVIARSFERIHRSNLVCMGVLPLVFDEGESWESLGIDGSETFSIHGLGALKPGAALSAEAVKPDGKKTTFKVAARVESRVELSYLKQGGIIPYVLKKSVG is encoded by the coding sequence ATGGAAAAAAAAGATTGGATGTCTCACATGAGGCTCGGGGGAGAGGAGACGGCGATTTTTAATGTCCGGACCCTGGAGGAGAAGGGCGTGGCCGGGGTGGACCGCCTGCCTTTCTGCATGAAAATACTGGCGGAAAACCTCATGCGGAAGCTGGACGGGCGCGTGGTGACCCAGGCCGACATCGAGGGCGTGGCGAGCTGGGGTGATTTCGCCGAAAATGCGCCGGAGATTCCCTTTTACCCGGCCCGGGTTCTCATGCAGGATTTCACCGGCGTTCCGGCGGTGGTGGATATGGCGGCCATGAGAAGCGCCTTCGGACGGATCGGAAAAGACCCCGCCCTGATCAATCCGGCCGTGCCTGTGGATCTGGTCATCGACCATTCCGTGGCCGTGGATTACCACGGGTCCGGGGACGCCATGGAAAAAAATATGGCGTGCGAGCGCGAAAGAAACGCCGAGCGTTACCAGCTTTTGAAATGGGCCGGGGAGCGTTTTGAGAATTTCAGGATCGTTCCCACCGGAACCGGGATCTGCCACCAGGTCAACCTGGAGTATTTGTCATCCGGGGTGACAAAAGCCTTTGATAAAAAAGAAAACCGGTTTTTCGCCTGTCCCGACACCCTGGTGGGCACCGACTCCCACACCACCATGATCAACGGAATCGGCGTCATGGCCTGGGGCGTGGGCGGCATCGAGGCCGAGGCCGTCATGCTGGGAGAGCCCTGCTACATGGCCCTTCCCGAGGTGGCGGGGGTGAGGCTCACAGGCGAGATGGGGCCCCGGACCAACGCCACGGACGCGGTTTTGCACATCACCCATATTTTAAGACAGGAGGGGGTGGTGGGGAAATTCGTGGAGTTTTTCGGACCCGGGGCCAGGAGACTCACCGCCTTTGACCGGGCCACCATCGCCAACATGGCCCCGGAATACGGCGCCACCATGGGCTTTTTTCCCACGGACGAAAAAACCGTGGATTACTTTAAAATGACCGGCAGAAAAGAGGCCGCCGACATTCTGGAGCGCTACGCCAAGGAGACCGGCCTGTTCATGACCGGGGGCCACAAGACCCGTTACGCCCGGGTCATCGACATCGCCCTGGACGAGGTCTCCTCCCTGGTGTCCGGGCCGTCCCAGCCCAGCCAGAAGATCCGCCTTAAAGATTTAAAGCCCGCCGTTTCCGAAATACTGGCGGCGCATGCCGAAAAAAGAGGGAAAAAGGCCCCGGCGGACCCAGCCGGCGGCGCCGAAACGATAACGGACGGAAGCGTGCTCATCGCGGCCATCACCTCGTGCACCAACACCTCCAATCCCTTCGCCCTGATCAGCGCGGGTCTTATGGCGAAAAACTGCGTGGAAAAGGGCCTGCGCGTCTCCCCGGACGTGAAAACGTCCTTCGCGCCGGGCTCCAAGGTCCCGGTGAGGTATCTCCGGGAGATGGGCCTGCTGGAGCCTTTGGAGGCCCTGGGATTTCATGTGGCGGCGTTCGGCTGCACCACCTGCATCGGAAACAGCGGCCCTTTGCGGGACGACATCCAGAAGGCCGTTTTGGAAAACGATCTTTTCGCCGCGTCGGCGCTGTCCGGAAACCGGAACTTTGAGGCCCGGATTCATCCGGACATCAAGGGCAATTTCCTGGCCTCCCCCACCCTGGTGACGGCGTTCGCCGTGGCTGGAAGAATCGGCATCGATTTTGAAACGGAGCCCCTGGGGACCGGGAAATCCGGGGAGCCCGTGTTTTTAAAGGACGTGTTCCCCGACATGGACGAGGTCAGGGCCCTTTTCGAGGCGCATCAGAAAACAGAGCATTACGAAAGCGTCTATGCGGAAGTGTTTGAGGGCGATGAGTCGTGGCGGGCGCTTTCCACTTCCGATGGGGATATTTTTTCCTGGGACCCGGATTCCACGTATATCAAAGAGCCCTCTTTTTTTGAAAATTTCATGTCCGGCGAAAAGGACCTGGAGGACATCGAGGGGGCCCGGGCCCTTCTGCTCCTGGGAGACCGGGTCACCACGGACCATATCTCGCCCGCCGGCGCCATTCCCGAAGACTATCCGGCCGGCCGCTACCTGAAGGAAAAAGGAGCCGCGCCCGCCGATTTCAACTCCTACGGCTCCAGGAGGGGCAATCACGAGGTCATGGCCCGGGGCACCTTCGCCAACATTCGGATCAAAAACGCGCTGTCCCACCCCAAAGAGGGGGGGCACACCCGGATTTTGCCGGATGAAAAGGATATGTTTGTCTTTGACGCGGCCTCCCGATACCGGGAGAGCCAAACGCCCCTTGTGGTTCTGGCGGGAAAGGAATACGGAACCGGCTCCTCCCGGGACTGGGCCGCCAAGGGCTCGGCCATCCTGGGAATCAAAGCCGTCATCGCCCGGTCCTTTGAGCGGATTCACAGAAGCAACCTGGTGTGCATGGGGGTTCTGCCCCTGGTGTTTGACGAGGGCGAGTCCTGGGAAAGTTTAGGAATAGACGGCTCCGAAACCTTCTCCATTCATGGCCTGGGCGCCCTTAAGCCCGGCGCGGCGCTTTCGGCCGAGGCCGTCAAACCCGACGGAAAAAAGACGACATTCAAGGTCGCGGCCCGGGTGGAGAGCCGGGTGGAGCTTTCTTATCTCAAGCAGGGCGGGATCATTCCGTATGTGTTAAAGAAAAGCGTGGGGTAA
- a CDS encoding Cytochrome C oxidase subunit III: protein MTQAHDANGSKLGMWLFLFSEIMLFGGLFVLYAVYLAEFTPAFVSAGKELSAAMGTANTAILLISSFTAAASIPAIQSGSRKAALGFLGATLFMGAVFLVNKYIEWGAKFAAGVYPNSPGLAGGEPGRNIFFALYYTVTGLHGLHVAIGMILLAICLVMTARGKISAGRHAWLENSALYWHLVDLIWIFVFPLFYLIV from the coding sequence ATGACGCAAGCACACGACGCGAACGGCTCCAAACTGGGCATGTGGCTTTTTCTTTTTTCCGAAATCATGCTTTTCGGCGGACTGTTTGTCCTGTACGCCGTTTACCTGGCCGAATTCACCCCGGCGTTTGTGTCCGCCGGAAAAGAGCTGAGCGCGGCCATGGGGACCGCCAACACGGCCATCCTTTTAATCAGCAGCTTCACGGCGGCGGCGTCCATTCCGGCCATTCAGTCCGGCTCCCGGAAAGCGGCCCTGGGGTTTCTCGGCGCCACGCTTTTCATGGGCGCGGTGTTTCTGGTCAACAAATACATTGAGTGGGGAGCCAAGTTCGCGGCGGGCGTTTACCCCAATTCCCCGGGGCTGGCCGGGGGGGAGCCGGGGCGCAATATCTTTTTCGCGCTTTATTACACCGTCACCGGGCTCCACGGCCTTCATGTGGCCATCGGCATGATCCTGCTGGCCATCTGCCTCGTGATGACGGCGCGGGGAAAAATCTCCGCCGGCCGACACGCCTGGCTTGAAAACAGCGCCCTTTACTGGCATCTGGTGGACCTGATCTGGATTTTCGTGTTTCCGCTGTTTTATCTGATTGTCTGA
- a CDS encoding DOMON domain protein, translating into MKRYIMAATAAVFWLASLAPAMADAGYDHEISGDPVRFQWKLNPDKKTIQIRLSAQTKSWVAVGFNPDQRMQGADFVMGYVKKGKVKVTDHFGTGVFVHKKDESLGGAMNVFDVSGKEAGGVTEISFSRPLDSGDAYDKPIVPDRETTLLLAYGAGRDSFRAAHAFRAVYKVSLSTGAFKKVR; encoded by the coding sequence ATGAAACGCTACATCATGGCGGCCACCGCCGCCGTCTTCTGGCTGGCGTCCCTGGCCCCGGCCATGGCCGACGCCGGGTACGATCACGAAATTTCGGGGGACCCCGTCCGTTTCCAGTGGAAACTGAATCCGGATAAAAAAACCATTCAGATCCGGCTTTCCGCCCAGACCAAAAGCTGGGTGGCAGTGGGCTTCAACCCCGATCAGCGCATGCAGGGCGCCGACTTTGTCATGGGATATGTCAAAAAGGGAAAAGTCAAAGTCACGGACCACTTCGGGACCGGCGTGTTCGTCCATAAAAAAGACGAGTCCCTGGGCGGCGCTATGAATGTCTTTGACGTGTCCGGGAAAGAGGCCGGCGGCGTGACCGAGATCTCTTTCTCCCGCCCTCTGGATTCCGGGGACGCCTATGACAAACCCATCGTTCCCGACCGGGAAACCACGCTCCTCCTGGCCTACGGGGCGGGCCGGGACAGTTTCAGGGCCGCGCACGCCTTCCGGGCCGTTTACAAGGTGAGCCTGTCCACCGGGGCCTTTAAAAAAGTGAGATAA